Proteins encoded together in one Leptospira meyeri window:
- a CDS encoding PilZ domain-containing protein, translating to MAPIQEKRKYVRVQPLEKEPVEIHLMGTALLDVLKASDISMGGVGVIAPNHFDEWDMNETVEILVALPGDLEDFLARGVIKQIGKKSKETGLYGVQFTEIGPKGKQDLQVYVNRMIRQGREVK from the coding sequence ATGGCACCCATCCAAGAAAAACGGAAATATGTCCGAGTACAACCACTAGAAAAAGAACCAGTTGAAATCCATTTGATGGGGACAGCCCTCCTGGATGTCCTAAAAGCGAGTGACATAAGTATGGGAGGGGTCGGGGTCATTGCACCCAATCATTTTGACGAATGGGATATGAACGAAACGGTAGAAATCCTTGTCGCATTACCTGGCGATTTAGAAGACTTTTTAGCCCGCGGCGTGATCAAACAAATTGGTAAAAAATCAAAAGAAACCGGTCTTTATGGGGTTCAATTCACTGAAATTGGACCAAAAGGAAAACAAGACTTACAGGTTTATGTGAATCGTATGATCCGACAAGGCCGAGAGGTCAAATAG
- a CDS encoding bifunctional nuclease family protein — translation MEFYEVKISDISLTNVGFAVFLRPKDSEDKRVVPIFIGPLETHSITTVIDGTKPPRPMTHDLMLYMLTSLGATVLKITIEEIIDSTFYAKIQLRKDEEIITLDARPSDSIALALRANAPIYIAKSVLDETGIIMKEDEIQGESISSEKKIQALPKSNLQILEETLENALKTEDYETAAKIRDQIKKLIENS, via the coding sequence ATGGAGTTTTATGAAGTAAAAATCTCTGATATCAGCCTGACCAATGTGGGTTTTGCTGTGTTTCTACGACCGAAAGATTCGGAAGACAAACGTGTTGTTCCCATCTTCATCGGGCCACTGGAAACTCATTCCATCACCACCGTCATTGATGGAACCAAACCCCCTAGACCCATGACACATGATCTCATGTTGTATATGTTGACTTCTCTTGGAGCAACTGTTCTTAAGATCACCATCGAAGAAATCATCGATAGTACTTTTTATGCCAAAATCCAACTTCGTAAGGATGAAGAAATCATCACTTTGGATGCAAGGCCTTCTGACTCGATTGCTCTTGCCTTAAGAGCTAATGCGCCAATCTATATCGCTAAATCTGTGTTAGATGAAACTGGAATTATCATGAAAGAAGATGAGATCCAAGGAGAGAGTATTTCTTCTGAGAAAAAAATCCAAGCTCTGCCAAAATCAAATCTTCAAATTCTAGAAGAAACTTTGGAAAATGCTTTAAAAACCGAAGATTACGAAACAGCCGCAAAAATCAGAGACCAAATCAAAAAGCTCATCGAAAATAGTTAA
- the hemW gene encoding radical SAM family heme chaperone HemW, whose protein sequence is MEILEKQTIWQVRNSYLGVYVHFPYCFKKCDYCDFYSEGIGAAPANDEKSLFKSYQKEIKDRISHFPEIQKRTIDTVFFGGGTPSKASPEHWKKLLDFLRSEFSFSDKPEISIEVNPEDLSSELLSEYHSIGINRVNVGVQTLEKKGLEFLGRHYDEDRYHSLVEILSHSPIQRVGIDLMYGIPGVSKESFFSDLSHFLKVGLPHLSLYSLTLEKGTQYSRDVSNQKKQEPEENLQSEILTQLPNLLKENGYLWYEVSNYAKPGFESLHNLKYWTYEPYLGIGPGAHGMIDGHRYGNPRNAGLYQKKETSTKYEKIDPSTELSLTLFRLFSPFRYLDFIETYLDTKSKSKYLKTIEGWEKKGLCTLENEIFQWNPQALLLLDDLILEISL, encoded by the coding sequence ATGGAAATATTAGAGAAACAAACCATCTGGCAAGTCCGAAATTCTTATTTGGGAGTCTATGTCCACTTCCCCTATTGTTTTAAAAAATGCGATTATTGTGATTTTTATTCAGAAGGGATTGGGGCTGCACCAGCTAACGATGAAAAGTCGCTTTTTAAGTCCTACCAAAAAGAAATCAAAGATAGAATCTCTCATTTCCCTGAAATTCAAAAACGCACCATCGATACCGTTTTTTTTGGAGGAGGAACTCCTTCCAAAGCATCTCCCGAACATTGGAAAAAACTTTTAGATTTTTTACGTTCTGAGTTTTCCTTCTCAGACAAACCTGAGATATCCATTGAAGTAAATCCTGAGGACTTAAGTTCAGAACTTCTTTCCGAATACCATTCCATCGGTATCAACCGAGTGAATGTGGGAGTCCAAACCTTAGAAAAAAAAGGACTCGAATTCTTAGGTCGCCATTATGACGAAGATCGTTACCATTCTCTTGTAGAGATCCTCTCCCATTCTCCCATCCAAAGAGTGGGAATCGATTTGATGTATGGAATTCCTGGTGTTTCGAAAGAATCTTTTTTTTCAGACCTCTCTCACTTTTTAAAGGTAGGACTCCCCCATTTGAGTTTGTATTCCTTAACTTTAGAAAAAGGAACCCAGTATTCTCGTGATGTTTCGAATCAAAAAAAGCAGGAACCAGAAGAAAACCTCCAATCCGAAATCCTCACCCAGTTACCAAATTTACTAAAAGAAAATGGATACCTTTGGTACGAAGTCTCCAATTATGCCAAACCAGGATTTGAGTCCTTACACAATTTGAAGTATTGGACTTATGAACCTTATTTGGGTATTGGACCCGGTGCTCATGGAATGATTGACGGACATAGGTATGGCAATCCGAGAAATGCGGGACTCTACCAAAAAAAAGAAACATCGACTAAATATGAAAAGATCGATCCTTCTACAGAGCTTAGCCTAACACTATTTCGGCTCTTTTCTCCTTTTCGGTATTTGGATTTTATTGAAACCTATTTGGATACAAAATCAAAATCTAAGTATTTAAAAACCATTGAAGGTTGGGAAAAAAAAGGTCTATGTACACTTGAGAACGAAATCTTTCAATGGAATCCACAGGCATTACTCTTGTTAGATGATCTTATTTTAGAAATTTCACTCTAA
- the trxA gene encoding thioredoxin yields the protein MALTEVTDANFKAETAKGVVLVDCWAEWCGPCRMVAPVLDELSQEMADIKITKLNVDFNQKTAQELGIQSIPTLLLYKDGVLVDKAIGALPKPQIKKFIENHK from the coding sequence ATGGCACTAACGGAAGTCACAGACGCCAATTTCAAAGCAGAGACTGCTAAGGGCGTTGTACTCGTGGATTGTTGGGCGGAATGGTGTGGACCTTGTCGCATGGTGGCTCCTGTTCTTGATGAATTATCACAAGAAATGGCTGATATCAAAATTACTAAGTTAAATGTTGATTTCAATCAGAAGACGGCTCAGGAATTGGGAATCCAGTCCATCCCTACCCTTCTTCTCTATAAAGACGGAGTTTTAGTAGATAAAGCAATTGGTGCTTTACCAAAACCACAAATTAAAAAATTTATAGAAAATCACAAGTAG
- a CDS encoding Lsa36 family surface (lipo)protein, with amino-acid sequence MKFRIGIFFCTICFGLIPNGSVQAKVTCTGDACTILPASIQSQINSLDTALQLQYTDKVLATMSEAAVISNINSSLMGPGIVNRFQVGAGMTVAGQQKEDINVVYQNLSFQKLPNVGASLAPNFVVAVNLGWLMGGGPSDTEPELKTFLHRFNLYLHGFKFNFAQGDVQKAVEAQNKNVELGGDITTGGFTLRFHIIENYSDGIGLFEFSGISMGLGLHYQRQEIDVTYNDKKTQSLTLGPAIGTWGGSTTFNYSSTVTSVPLDIRTGFRMFYFFTIFAGAGASMNFGSSSLNLSRSGPLTLALDSAAISASLSPEIAALIPASALGQTKTGTLTMDLSGKAQAPNTTNFLIAGIEINALITKLTVEAIVAQNVQSVMVGAKFSF; translated from the coding sequence ATGAAATTCCGTATTGGTATCTTTTTTTGCACCATTTGTTTTGGCCTGATTCCAAACGGTTCTGTCCAGGCAAAAGTAACCTGTACAGGGGATGCTTGTACCATTTTGCCCGCATCCATCCAATCACAAATCAATAGTTTAGACACAGCCCTCCAACTCCAATACACAGACAAAGTCCTTGCGACAATGTCTGAAGCAGCTGTGATTTCCAATATCAACTCCTCACTGATGGGCCCAGGCATCGTGAACAGGTTCCAAGTGGGAGCGGGAATGACTGTCGCCGGCCAACAAAAAGAAGACATCAATGTGGTTTATCAAAATCTAAGTTTTCAAAAACTTCCCAACGTGGGAGCATCCCTTGCACCTAACTTTGTGGTGGCGGTAAACTTGGGATGGTTAATGGGAGGAGGCCCATCAGACACTGAGCCAGAACTCAAAACCTTCCTGCATCGCTTCAATTTGTATTTACATGGTTTTAAATTCAATTTTGCACAAGGGGATGTCCAAAAGGCGGTTGAAGCGCAAAATAAAAACGTGGAACTTGGTGGAGACATTACCACCGGTGGATTCACCCTACGATTTCATATCATAGAAAACTATTCAGATGGAATTGGACTTTTTGAATTTTCCGGGATCTCCATGGGGCTTGGACTCCACTACCAAAGACAAGAAATCGATGTCACTTATAATGATAAAAAAACGCAATCCCTAACACTCGGCCCAGCAATTGGAACTTGGGGAGGATCTACAACTTTCAACTACTCCAGTACGGTAACAAGTGTTCCTCTTGACATTCGTACAGGATTTCGGATGTTTTATTTCTTTACGATCTTTGCAGGAGCTGGAGCTTCCATGAACTTTGGAAGTTCCAGTCTCAATTTATCTCGTTCTGGTCCGTTGACCTTGGCCTTAGACTCCGCTGCGATTTCTGCATCGCTTTCTCCAGAGATTGCCGCTCTCATCCCAGCCTCTGCTCTTGGACAAACCAAAACTGGAACTCTTACCATGGACTTGAGTGGCAAAGCACAAGCTCCCAACACAACGAACTTCCTAATCGCTGGAATTGAAATCAACGCCCTCATCACCAAACTCACGGTTGAGGCCATTGTCGCACAAAATGTCCAATCTGTGATGGTAGGTGCAAAATTTTCTTTCTAA
- a CDS encoding MFS transporter — protein MSTSPKRIKFILFLIVFTDMMGFSLLFPLFPKTLEFFLLKGDDALFRMFYSAANLLSFGGDTKYTFVLFGGILGSIYSFLQFIAAPVWGRLSDHSGRRAILLFTTLGNTIGYFLWLFSSQFWMFVLSRVMTGMMGGNLSVASAAMADQTDEKSRAAGMGFLGAGIGLGFVMGPLLGGISSQWTLLDSFYKEGSMVVFPASAFFAILVSLLTVILVFVFLPHNKPEVVLEKEIHPFLSLKKIESRNLVRISLLNLLFVLSFSGFEFVVNFFLSDTFQFSPKEIGFTFLYIGIIIILVQGGVVRRLSGKISEKRISLYGAVFVVIGMGLLVSFGTNFLGLFVSLFFLAFGSALVNPGLSSFASLESGKGDLGRSLGLFRSFGSLGRAVSPVVFSLLYFQKGPNLAFFVSFVLLVGFGFLLFTQKEKTT, from the coding sequence ATGAGTACGTCCCCAAAACGAATCAAATTCATTCTTTTCCTGATTGTTTTTACGGATATGATGGGTTTTTCCCTCCTGTTTCCTTTGTTCCCTAAGACCTTAGAATTCTTCTTATTAAAAGGTGATGATGCTTTGTTCAGAATGTTCTATTCCGCCGCAAATCTATTATCTTTTGGAGGAGATACAAAATACACCTTCGTCTTGTTTGGTGGAATTTTGGGAAGTATTTACAGCTTTTTACAGTTTATCGCAGCCCCGGTTTGGGGAAGACTTTCTGACCATTCAGGAAGACGAGCCATTTTACTTTTTACTACCCTAGGAAACACAATCGGTTATTTCCTTTGGTTGTTTTCTTCCCAGTTTTGGATGTTTGTCCTGAGTCGTGTGATGACTGGAATGATGGGGGGAAATTTGTCTGTTGCCTCTGCCGCAATGGCGGACCAAACAGATGAAAAATCAAGAGCAGCTGGAATGGGGTTTCTTGGAGCTGGGATTGGTCTTGGGTTTGTGATGGGTCCCCTCCTTGGTGGGATTAGTTCGCAGTGGACCCTTTTGGATTCCTTTTACAAAGAAGGATCCATGGTTGTGTTTCCCGCTTCTGCATTTTTTGCAATTCTTGTCTCTCTTCTTACTGTCATTTTAGTTTTTGTATTTTTACCGCACAACAAACCGGAAGTGGTTCTAGAAAAGGAAATCCACCCATTCCTCTCTTTGAAAAAAATCGAGTCACGAAATTTAGTCCGTATCTCTTTATTAAACTTACTATTCGTCCTTAGTTTTTCTGGATTTGAATTTGTTGTTAATTTTTTTCTTTCTGATACCTTTCAGTTTTCTCCCAAAGAGATTGGATTTACTTTTTTATACATCGGAATCATCATCATACTTGTGCAAGGTGGGGTGGTGCGTAGGTTGTCTGGAAAAATTTCAGAAAAACGGATTTCTCTTTATGGGGCGGTTTTTGTTGTGATCGGAATGGGCCTTCTTGTTTCCTTTGGAACAAATTTTCTTGGATTATTTGTTTCCTTATTCTTTTTGGCTTTTGGAAGTGCACTTGTGAATCCAGGACTATCTTCATTTGCATCACTCGAAAGTGGAAAAGGAGATTTGGGAAGATCTCTAGGGCTCTTTCGAAGTTTTGGTTCCCTCGGAAGAGCCGTATCTCCAGTCGTATTTTCTTTGTTATACTTTCAAAAAGGACCAAATCTGGCCTTCTTCGTATCCTTTGTCCTTCTTGTTGGATTTGGATTTTTACTGTTTACGCAAAAAGAAAAAACAACCTAA
- a CDS encoding acyl-CoA dehydrogenase family protein, with amino-acid sequence MERILPFTEEHHQFREMARKFFETEVKPHHEEWEKNHIVPKEVWRKAGENGLLCPDVPTEYGGSGADFLYNIIIIEESSRVGNSGFFISLHNDVIAPYISTYASDEQKKRWLPKCASGESILAVAMTEPGAGSDLKSLRTSAIDKGDHFVVNGQKTFISNGQLADLIITAVKHDNGTISLVMIEEGMKGFERGRNLDKIGLKAQDTSELYFNDVIVPKTNLIGKQGQGFRYLMQKLAQERLVLSVAAVEATRLVQSLTLQYIKERKAFGQKIGSFQNTKFKMAEMATELEMAQVFCDKVVMEHMKGENTTAEASMCKWYTTEMQKRHTDECLQFFGGYGYMMEYPIARAYLDARIQTIYAGTTEIMKEIIGRSLGL; translated from the coding sequence ATGGAGCGTATCCTCCCCTTTACTGAAGAACACCATCAATTCCGCGAGATGGCTCGGAAATTTTTTGAAACAGAAGTAAAACCACACCACGAAGAATGGGAAAAAAATCATATCGTACCCAAAGAAGTCTGGAGAAAGGCAGGCGAAAACGGCCTACTTTGTCCCGATGTCCCCACAGAATACGGTGGCTCTGGTGCCGACTTTCTTTATAACATCATTATCATCGAAGAATCTTCTCGCGTAGGAAATAGCGGATTTTTTATCTCCCTCCATAATGACGTGATTGCCCCTTATATCTCAACGTATGCCAGTGATGAACAAAAGAAACGTTGGCTGCCTAAATGTGCTTCCGGTGAATCCATCCTTGCTGTTGCAATGACAGAACCTGGAGCCGGGTCTGATCTTAAATCCTTACGAACCAGTGCCATCGACAAAGGTGATCACTTTGTTGTGAATGGACAAAAGACATTTATCTCCAATGGACAACTCGCTGACCTCATCATCACTGCCGTCAAACACGACAACGGAACCATTTCCCTTGTGATGATTGAAGAAGGAATGAAAGGTTTTGAAAGAGGACGTAACTTAGATAAAATCGGACTCAAAGCCCAAGACACTTCTGAACTGTACTTCAATGATGTGATTGTTCCGAAAACAAACCTCATCGGTAAACAAGGACAAGGTTTTCGTTACCTAATGCAAAAACTAGCACAAGAACGATTGGTTCTTTCTGTGGCTGCAGTCGAAGCAACAAGGCTTGTCCAATCCTTAACCCTACAATACATCAAGGAAAGAAAAGCCTTCGGACAAAAAATCGGCTCTTTCCAAAATACAAAATTCAAAATGGCGGAAATGGCAACGGAACTAGAAATGGCACAAGTGTTCTGCGACAAAGTGGTCATGGAACATATGAAAGGCGAAAATACAACTGCCGAAGCGTCTATGTGTAAATGGTACACAACAGAGATGCAAAAACGCCATACTGATGAATGTTTACAATTCTTTGGTGGATACGGTTATATGATGGAATACCCAATTGCAAGAGCTTACCTCGATGCAAGGATCCAAACCATCTATGCAGGAACGACTGAGATTATGAAAGAAATCATTGGACGCAGTTTGGGACTTTAG
- a CDS encoding CBS domain-containing protein, giving the protein MSVKDILKDKASSVLSIEEDRNVLEATQMMVGAKVGSLIVTFQGKLVGIFTERDLMRVVAKDHANLDKIKLKDVMTTQLTVAGPDEDVDDILNNMITKRFRHMPVLDGDKIIGLISIGDAVKTKLTRTQAEMSILREYMYGPH; this is encoded by the coding sequence ATGTCCGTAAAAGATATTCTAAAAGACAAAGCGTCCTCTGTTCTTTCCATCGAAGAAGATAGAAATGTATTGGAAGCCACTCAAATGATGGTGGGTGCGAAAGTAGGATCTCTGATTGTTACCTTCCAAGGAAAACTGGTAGGAATCTTTACGGAACGAGATTTGATGCGAGTGGTTGCCAAAGACCATGCCAACCTGGACAAAATCAAATTAAAAGATGTAATGACCACACAACTTACAGTGGCAGGACCTGATGAAGATGTGGATGATATTTTAAATAATATGATCACCAAACGGTTTCGTCATATGCCTGTGCTTGATGGTGATAAAATCATTGGACTCATCTCCATTGGAGATGCTGTCAAAACAAAACTAACAAGAACCCAAGCAGAGATGAGTATACTTAGAGAGTATATGTACGGGCCACACTAA
- a CDS encoding phasin-related domain-containing protein — protein sequence MEKLVMDVVNAGIALFRSGEEKLKTAVVDLEKVYNDLKSKGELDKSAESQKIRDLLSKTIADAQGAIGKTNASYDEVLAKLQANYQSIYQQIDTAIPPQVKEKLKQTLDELKVLIEKAKSK from the coding sequence ATGGAAAAATTGGTTATGGATGTTGTAAATGCTGGAATTGCTCTCTTTCGTTCCGGAGAAGAAAAGTTAAAAACTGCAGTTGTTGATTTAGAAAAAGTTTATAATGATCTAAAGTCAAAAGGGGAATTGGATAAATCCGCTGAGTCCCAAAAGATTCGTGACCTTTTAAGCAAAACGATAGCAGATGCCCAAGGTGCCATCGGAAAAACAAACGCAAGTTATGATGAAGTACTCGCAAAACTTCAGGCAAATTACCAATCAATTTATCAACAAATTGATACGGCAATCCCTCCTCAAGTGAAAGAAAAGTTAAAACAGACGTTAGATGAATTAAAAGTCCTGATTGAAAAAGCAAAATCGAAATAA
- a CDS encoding cAMP/cGMP-dependent 3',5'-cyclic-AMP/GMP phosphodiesterase, with translation MVSSEPNGFTALPRGGYLVDTSEGYIQIGSPPETIKDTMGLEKKTPLVFVLPNKFFHVEKGISIAELEFPIYFNFFFRGGKKTFIVCSPEQKEQLTIVLGESLMGPQELNLASEFIDGTMSFGFPDIKAEMAHFRSYKTMEEVVEFVLFDENHKAKFGKITIEQLPSNEFLIVDGEKHIKTPGEVDFHVKYDIGKRLEEPFQPPLIGITCLGPSHGFDPTDNTSGFIIWLNGQGIMVDPPVNSTEWLRESNVNPKFINSIILTHCHADHDAGTFQKILEESKITIYATATVMESFLKKYCSLTKIPRREITDLFDFIPVVIGRPTIINGGEFYFHYALHSIPSVGFEFFFQDQSFYYTSDHLNDPEALEEMYKKGVFPETRYQFLKDFPWDRKIIYHEAGVPPLHTKISYLASLPEEVQKRITVYHIAAKDMPEGTNLTLAKFGIENTLYPEITPPKHQEAFQLLEILSQIDIFSGFPIEKAKEFLQIVKEEKFRRGEQIIKKGTHGDRFFIIASGNVRFEGLSGDPTAVKRYGTYEYFGEASLILDTARQADVYAETDVLALTIEKTRFFQFIRGSKLHENLTKLNSIRETNTWKTLTESQTFRGLTSYQVTQLELILKLETVKKEAALIEEGQTFHNAFIVRSGTVVVMQNHKTIRELGAGDFVGEIYSLTKNLPSNFSFVAWPGTELYVLSEEDAIQYIKKNPGVYMKLNTVYN, from the coding sequence ATGGTCAGTTCTGAACCGAATGGTTTTACCGCTCTCCCTAGAGGGGGATATTTAGTCGATACATCCGAAGGGTACATCCAAATTGGATCCCCTCCGGAAACAATTAAAGACACCATGGGGCTCGAAAAGAAAACCCCGTTGGTGTTTGTCCTTCCCAATAAGTTCTTTCATGTCGAAAAAGGGATCTCCATAGCGGAGTTAGAATTCCCCATTTACTTTAACTTCTTCTTTCGCGGCGGAAAAAAAACCTTTATCGTATGTTCTCCCGAACAAAAAGAACAGCTAACCATTGTTCTCGGGGAATCCCTTATGGGACCACAGGAACTCAACCTAGCTTCTGAGTTTATTGATGGAACGATGAGTTTTGGTTTCCCTGACATCAAAGCCGAGATGGCACATTTCCGTAGTTACAAAACTATGGAGGAAGTGGTTGAGTTTGTTCTCTTTGATGAAAATCATAAAGCCAAGTTTGGGAAAATCACAATTGAACAACTTCCCTCCAATGAATTTCTAATTGTTGATGGAGAAAAACATATCAAAACTCCAGGTGAAGTTGACTTTCATGTGAAGTATGATATCGGAAAAAGGTTAGAAGAACCTTTCCAACCACCTCTCATAGGAATCACTTGCCTAGGTCCCTCGCACGGTTTTGATCCCACAGACAATACTTCTGGATTTATCATTTGGCTGAATGGCCAAGGGATTATGGTGGACCCACCTGTCAATTCCACCGAGTGGTTACGGGAATCCAATGTCAATCCTAAGTTTATCAACTCCATCATCCTCACCCACTGCCATGCCGACCATGATGCAGGAACATTCCAAAAGATTTTAGAAGAATCTAAAATTACGATTTATGCAACTGCCACAGTGATGGAATCCTTTCTCAAAAAATATTGCAGTCTAACAAAGATTCCGCGAAGAGAAATCACAGACCTATTTGATTTTATTCCCGTTGTCATTGGAAGGCCGACCATCATCAACGGTGGTGAATTTTATTTTCATTACGCACTCCATTCCATTCCTTCTGTGGGATTCGAATTCTTTTTCCAAGACCAGTCTTTTTATTATACTTCTGATCATTTAAATGATCCGGAGGCATTGGAAGAAATGTACAAAAAAGGGGTATTTCCTGAAACGAGATACCAATTTCTAAAAGACTTCCCTTGGGATCGTAAAATCATTTATCACGAAGCCGGTGTTCCTCCCCTTCATACCAAGATTAGTTACCTTGCTTCCCTTCCGGAAGAAGTGCAAAAACGAATTACAGTCTATCATATTGCAGCCAAAGATATGCCTGAAGGAACCAACTTAACACTTGCTAAGTTTGGAATTGAAAATACTTTATATCCGGAAATCACTCCCCCAAAACACCAAGAGGCTTTTCAACTTTTAGAAATACTTTCACAAATAGATATTTTTTCGGGATTCCCAATCGAGAAGGCCAAAGAATTTTTACAAATTGTAAAAGAAGAAAAATTTCGACGTGGGGAACAAATCATTAAAAAAGGAACCCATGGAGACCGGTTCTTTATCATTGCTTCAGGGAATGTCCGTTTTGAAGGACTATCAGGTGATCCAACGGCTGTTAAACGATATGGAACCTATGAATACTTTGGGGAAGCTTCCCTAATTTTGGATACGGCTCGCCAAGCCGATGTATATGCGGAAACCGATGTCCTCGCCCTCACAATTGAAAAAACCAGATTTTTCCAGTTCATTCGTGGATCCAAACTCCACGAAAACCTCACCAAATTGAATAGCATCCGTGAAACCAATACTTGGAAAACCCTCACAGAATCTCAAACCTTCCGTGGGCTCACAAGCTACCAAGTCACCCAACTCGAACTCATTCTCAAACTGGAAACAGTAAAAAAAGAAGCAGCCCTCATCGAAGAAGGCCAAACCTTTCACAATGCCTTTATCGTAAGATCGGGAACGGTTGTGGTCATGCAAAACCACAAAACCATTCGGGAACTGGGTGCGGGAGACTTTGTTGGGGAAATCTACTCCCTCACCAAAAACCTTCCTTCCAATTTCAGCTTTGTGGCCTGGCCGGGAACGGAACTCTATGTCCTTTCAGAAGAAGATGCCATCCAGTACATTAAGAAAAATCCGGGTGTCTACATGAAGCTGAACACTGTTTATAATTGA
- the thiC gene encoding phosphomethylpyrimidine synthase ThiC: METNSTHPISIPETTITLSNNTKFQAYRTEGMFCIHENEYDYKKGIPKLRKDWIKTRESRGDQNFSQLYYAKRDIITEEMMYVAKREGMSPEFVLNEVKIGRAIIPSNKRHTELAPMIIGKKFLVKINANIGNSAILSSIEDEVEKLRWSLHWGADTVMDLSTGKNIHETREWIIRNSPVPIGTVPLYQTLEKVKGKVEDLNINVFLETLEEQAEQGVDYFTIHAGVLRDYIHLTDKRITGIVSRGGSILAKWCNHHKKENFLYEHFDAISKVMQKYGVSYSLGDGLRPGCINDANDEAQFAELKTLGELTKRAWADDVQVMVEGPGHVPMHLIQENVRLQEEICMEAPFYTLGPLVTDIAPGYDHITSAIGAAMIAWYGTAMLCYVTPKEHLGLPNKQDVKDGVIAYKIAAHAADLAKGHPGAKERDDLLSKARFEFRWEDQFALSLDPELARSYHDESLPQDGMKKAHFCSMCGPHFCSMRLTTDLRKETQEVGAVDGSEV; the protein is encoded by the coding sequence ATGGAAACAAACTCCACACATCCCATCAGCATTCCAGAAACGACCATTACCCTTTCTAACAATACAAAGTTTCAAGCTTACCGAACGGAAGGTATGTTTTGTATCCATGAAAACGAGTACGATTATAAAAAAGGCATTCCGAAATTAAGAAAGGATTGGATCAAAACCAGAGAATCGAGAGGCGATCAGAATTTTTCCCAACTCTATTATGCCAAAAGAGATATCATCACAGAAGAAATGATGTATGTAGCAAAAAGGGAGGGAATGAGTCCTGAATTTGTTTTGAATGAGGTGAAAATTGGTCGAGCGATTATCCCATCAAACAAACGTCATACGGAACTTGCGCCGATGATCATTGGTAAAAAGTTCCTTGTGAAAATTAACGCCAATATTGGGAATTCGGCTATCTTATCATCTATCGAAGATGAAGTGGAAAAACTCAGGTGGTCCTTACATTGGGGAGCAGACACGGTGATGGATTTGTCTACCGGAAAAAATATCCATGAAACCAGAGAATGGATCATCCGAAACTCTCCCGTTCCGATTGGAACCGTTCCTCTCTACCAAACTTTGGAAAAGGTAAAAGGAAAAGTAGAGGATTTAAACATCAATGTATTTTTAGAAACTTTAGAAGAACAAGCCGAACAAGGTGTTGATTATTTTACCATCCATGCTGGTGTCCTTCGTGATTATATCCACTTAACAGACAAACGAATCACAGGGATTGTGTCTCGGGGTGGTTCCATCCTTGCAAAGTGGTGTAACCACCATAAAAAAGAAAACTTTCTCTATGAACATTTTGATGCAATCTCAAAGGTTATGCAAAAATACGGAGTTTCCTATTCTTTGGGAGATGGACTCAGGCCCGGTTGTATCAATGATGCCAATGATGAAGCTCAGTTTGCGGAACTAAAGACCTTGGGGGAACTGACAAAACGTGCATGGGCCGATGATGTCCAGGTAATGGTAGAAGGCCCGGGCCACGTTCCCATGCATCTCATCCAGGAAAATGTTCGTCTCCAAGAAGAGATTTGTATGGAAGCACCTTTTTATACACTCGGGCCTCTTGTCACAGACATTGCTCCTGGATATGATCATATCACCTCTGCCATTGGAGCTGCGATGATCGCTTGGTACGGGACAGCTATGCTCTGTTATGTGACGCCAAAAGAACATTTAGGACTTCCGAACAAACAAGATGTAAAGGATGGGGTGATCGCTTATAAAATTGCAGCACATGCTGCCGATCTTGCCAAAGGCCATCCTGGTGCCAAAGAAAGGGATGATTTACTGAGTAAGGCTCGTTTTGAATTTCGATGGGAAGATCAATTTGCACTTTCCCTTGATCCAGAACTCGCACGTTCCTATCATGATGAATCCCTTCCACAAGATGGAATGAAAAAAGCCCATTTTTGTTCGATGTGTGGACCTCATTTTTGCTCCATGCGTCTCACAACGGATTTACGAAAGGAAACACAAGAAGTAGGTGCGGTAGACGGCTCTGAAGTTTAG